Proteins found in one Candidatus Bathyarchaeota archaeon genomic segment:
- a CDS encoding nitroreductase family protein, with product MGEDRILGYTENELMNMDPMVLRAIIRERTHHTIEVLIYRIIAGKMAAPPGFGDTVERLLDIWRRRGLPTDAPDIKWALNYLGMARMVRSGGALELEVKPPEPFKEDEMRVVERLLYGRRSIRQWLPKPVPDELVRRVLYAGLMAPQGCNIGAIRFIVLREPEEWKLVQSDIPLENGVMILICQDMRLYQALGFDKRVPQNIYFDAAAAADHMLLMAHALGLGGVWLTHGEETQKRIREYFGLPETFVSRCHIFIGWPPEAPIKSARLRLEPDLV from the coding sequence TTGGGTGAAGATAGGATCCTCGGGTACACCGAGAATGAGTTAATGAATATGGATCCGATGGTTTTGAGGGCCATAATTAGGGAGAGAACTCACCACACAATCGAGGTTCTGATATACAGGATCATAGCTGGAAAGATGGCCGCCCCTCCCGGCTTCGGGGATACTGTTGAGAGGCTCCTGGATATATGGAGGCGGAGGGGACTCCCAACGGATGCCCCAGACATCAAGTGGGCCCTCAACTATCTCGGGATGGCTAGGATGGTGAGGAGCGGTGGCGCACTGGAGCTTGAGGTTAAGCCTCCAGAGCCCTTCAAAGAGGACGAGATGAGGGTTGTGGAGAGGCTTCTGTATGGTAGGAGGTCTATCAGGCAGTGGCTACCCAAGCCGGTTCCAGATGAGCTGGTGAGGAGGGTGTTATACGCGGGCCTTATGGCGCCCCAGGGCTGCAATATAGGTGCTATAAGGTTCATAGTTCTAAGAGAGCCTGAGGAGTGGAAGCTCGTTCAGAGCGACATACCACTGGAGAATGGGGTCATGATCCTCATCTGTCAGGATATGAGGCTTTACCAAGCCTTGGGCTTTGACAAGAGGGTTCCCCAGAACATATACTTTGACGCCGCCGCGGCAGCAGACCATATGCTCCTCATGGCCCACGCATTAGGACTTGGAGGCGTCTGGCTGACCCACGGGGAGGAGACCCAGAAAAGGATACGCGAGTACTTCGGATTACCCGAGACCTTCGTGAGCAGATGCCACATATTCATAGGGTGGCCCCCTGAGGCCCCCATAAAATCTGCCAGGCTGAGGCTTGAGCCGGACCTCGTG
- a CDS encoding aspartate aminotransferase family protein: MSDLKSLDAPRILVKPPGPRVQELLKLAGVPPSQYLTPIAEEAEGVFIRDPDGNIFIDFISGRCVVNVGHRHPRIVEAIKKQLNKATHGFTEDRFRLERELARVTPGRFPKRVSYSLSGSDANDGAIKLARWSTKRPYIIAFAGAYHGVTYGALSVSSYLPRMVRGFGPNVPGIYHFPYPYCYRCPFGLHHPECDLRCARYIEDYAFRSYLPPDEVAAAIIEPIAGDAGWIVPPEGYIKYLKEICQRHGILLIDEEVQTGFGRTGRWFAIEHWGVEPDIVVLGKAMAGGIPLSAVVGREELFQRDGQPFAHGYTFGGYPLACAAALENIRVIEEERLVENAGRVGAKIEKRLMEIKENHSLIGDVRGKGLLLGAEVVKGKGSKEPGVEEASAICAEAFQRGLYIIHMGSYGTATLRVAPPLIITERQAEAALNILEEAIKEVEKSRV, translated from the coding sequence ATGTCTGATTTGAAGTCACTTGATGCCCCTAGGATTCTGGTCAAGCCTCCTGGGCCGAGGGTTCAGGAGCTTTTGAAGTTGGCTGGGGTCCCCCCCTCCCAGTATTTAACCCCCATCGCCGAGGAGGCTGAGGGGGTATTCATAAGGGATCCTGACGGGAACATCTTCATAGACTTCATCTCCGGCAGGTGCGTCGTCAACGTCGGCCACCGCCACCCGAGGATAGTGGAGGCCATCAAGAAGCAGTTAAACAAGGCGACTCATGGGTTCACGGAGGACCGTTTCAGGCTTGAGAGGGAATTGGCGAGGGTGACCCCTGGGCGGTTTCCTAAGAGGGTCTCATACTCCCTCTCGGGCTCGGATGCAAATGATGGGGCGATAAAGCTGGCCAGGTGGTCCACCAAGAGGCCCTACATAATCGCCTTCGCGGGGGCATACCACGGCGTCACCTATGGCGCCCTCTCGGTGAGCTCATACCTCCCCAGGATGGTCAGAGGTTTCGGCCCGAATGTTCCGGGGATCTACCACTTCCCATACCCCTACTGCTACAGGTGCCCCTTCGGCCTCCACCACCCAGAATGCGATCTACGATGCGCCAGGTATATAGAGGATTATGCCTTCAGGTCCTACCTCCCACCGGATGAGGTGGCCGCGGCCATTATAGAGCCCATAGCTGGAGACGCTGGGTGGATAGTCCCCCCTGAGGGTTATATTAAGTATCTGAAGGAGATCTGCCAACGCCATGGGATCCTCTTGATAGATGAGGAGGTCCAGACGGGCTTCGGGAGGACCGGACGATGGTTCGCCATAGAGCACTGGGGGGTTGAGCCCGACATAGTCGTGTTGGGTAAGGCGATGGCCGGTGGCATCCCCCTAAGCGCGGTGGTTGGCAGGGAGGAGCTCTTCCAGAGGGATGGCCAGCCCTTCGCCCACGGCTACACCTTCGGAGGATACCCCCTAGCATGCGCGGCGGCCCTTGAGAACATAAGGGTGATTGAGGAGGAGAGGCTTGTGGAGAACGCTGGGAGGGTTGGAGCCAAGATAGAGAAGAGGCTGATGGAGATCAAGGAGAACCACAGCCTCATCGGGGATGTAAGGGGGAAGGGCCTACTACTCGGAGCCGAGGTGGTAAAGGGAAAGGGGTCGAAGGAGCCTGGGGTGGAGGAGGCTTCAGCCATATGCGCGGAGGCGTTCCAGAGGGGCCTATACATAATCCATATGGGCTCCTACGGAACCGCAACCCTCAGGGTAGCACCACCCCTAATAATAACTGAGAGGCAGGCAGAAGCAGCTCTCAACATCCTCGAAGAAGCCATAAAAGAGGTCGAGAAGAGCAGGGTCTAA
- a CDS encoding P1 family peptidase, with the protein MRAREFGIEIGVMKPGRLNSITDVEGVGVGHSTIIRGEGPLRVGEGPIRAGVTAIVPHPRNPYDERVTAAVDLFNAFGKSTGLPQVMHMGVLETPILLTDTLNTWLVADAVLDYFRERYGLTPRTLNPVVGETNGGFLNDSYGRHVRKEHVFEAIDRARSPEGRGPVREGNVGGGTPMIGYGLKGGIGTSSRVCGPATVGALVQLNCGRREDLIIDGVPVGRELRVPRPRLGGEGGSIMMVIATDLALDSRQLWKVAKRAALGLARTGSFGGATSGDFTIAFTTGKVSREAFIEAIPEAAGGGLGEEFLNPIYKATVEAAEEAIINALFKAETMVGINGNTCYELPLDEVEEIFKRYGREL; encoded by the coding sequence ATGAGGGCGAGGGAGTTCGGCATAGAGATCGGAGTGATGAAGCCCGGTAGGCTGAACTCCATAACCGATGTCGAGGGCGTAGGGGTAGGCCACTCCACCATCATAAGGGGAGAAGGCCCCCTTAGAGTAGGAGAAGGGCCCATAAGGGCTGGGGTCACGGCGATAGTCCCCCATCCGAGGAACCCCTACGATGAAAGGGTAACCGCAGCCGTGGACCTCTTCAACGCTTTCGGAAAGTCGACAGGCCTCCCCCAAGTCATGCATATGGGGGTCCTAGAGACCCCAATCCTCCTGACAGACACCCTAAACACCTGGCTAGTCGCCGACGCAGTTTTAGACTACTTCAGGGAGCGCTACGGGTTAACGCCTAGAACCCTGAACCCGGTGGTAGGGGAGACGAATGGGGGCTTCCTAAACGACTCCTATGGACGCCACGTCAGGAAGGAGCACGTCTTCGAGGCGATAGACAGGGCCAGAAGCCCCGAGGGAAGAGGACCGGTGAGGGAGGGGAATGTGGGTGGAGGGACGCCCATGATAGGATATGGCCTTAAAGGGGGTATAGGGACCTCCTCCAGGGTATGTGGACCAGCAACGGTGGGGGCCCTAGTCCAGCTGAACTGCGGGAGGAGGGAGGACCTCATCATCGATGGGGTTCCCGTAGGTAGAGAGCTGAGGGTTCCAAGGCCTAGGCTGGGAGGTGAGGGGGGTTCAATAATGATGGTTATCGCCACCGACCTGGCATTAGACTCCAGGCAACTATGGAAGGTGGCCAAAAGGGCTGCGCTAGGGTTGGCGAGGACAGGCTCCTTCGGCGGGGCGACGAGCGGAGACTTCACAATCGCATTCACGACGGGGAAGGTGAGCAGAGAGGCGTTCATAGAGGCTATCCCGGAGGCGGCTGGTGGGGGCCTAGGAGAGGAGTTCCTCAACCCAATATACAAGGCTACAGTGGAGGCCGCAGAAGAGGCTATAATAAACGCACTTTTTAAGGCTGAGACCATGGTAGGAATAAACGGTAACACCTGCTATGAACTTCCCTTAGACGAGGTAGAAGAGATATTCAAGAGATATGGAAGGGAGCTATGA
- a CDS encoding HEPN domain-containing protein — protein sequence MLAGGTADSSLATAEEILNYAEEEFEKALKTKDMLLYRNAVDKALLSMIAAVNSYINRKLGVTPTSHGERRSLLRKIDREDLRAIYSDVMRKLHDEAFYEGVYNPEEAEYAITQVKKMIEELKKG from the coding sequence GTGTTAGCAGGAGGCACTGCTGACAGCTCTCTCGCGACGGCTGAGGAGATTCTAAACTATGCTGAGGAGGAGTTTGAGAAGGCTCTCAAAACTAAAGATATGCTCCTCTACAGGAACGCCGTGGACAAAGCCTTACTATCAATGATCGCCGCCGTAAACTCATACATTAATCGGAAATTAGGCGTGACACCTACATCGCACGGCGAGCGCAGATCGCTGCTGAGGAAGATAGACAGAGAGGATCTCAGAGCCATCTACAGCGACGTTATGAGGAAGCTACATGATGAAGCCTTCTACGAAGGAGTCTACAACCCAGAAGAAGCCGAGTACGCCATCACACAAGTGAAGAAGATGATTGAAGAGCTCAAAAAAGGCTAA
- a CDS encoding MFS transporter yields the protein MGWNPFWPKYMKDNLGATAIAIGLVSSITTAENMIFQLPGGLLADRYGRKKIIVWGTLLRVFSPLIYFLAPSWEWVILGAVFNGMASLYMPAFTSIVADSMPESRRGTGYGAYSMITSLPQAFSPIIGGMVMDRYGYVEGVKTFLSIQIAVCLIMVYIRWRYTEETLKTKVTSRRSLLLDGQVMRGFPSSIKVMMIVSVLGSISIRLVMDFTNLYALEVVNLTNTQLGLVQSLVGLISSVLALPGGMLSDRYGRKRNIMLSRLTTPITQWLMTIAFNFESYLAIRSLNGVGLALGGGGMYTGGPSWNALIADIVPQEKRGTVFGAMSTITAIFGAPSSIIGGWLWDTISRQAPFHLSGIIGLIGAIIFWLGVKEPRREEER from the coding sequence ATGGGTTGGAACCCCTTCTGGCCCAAGTATATGAAGGATAACCTCGGAGCCACGGCCATCGCCATAGGTTTGGTCTCCTCTATAACAACGGCTGAGAACATGATATTTCAACTTCCAGGAGGCCTCCTTGCCGACAGGTATGGAAGGAAGAAGATCATCGTGTGGGGAACACTCTTAAGGGTCTTCTCTCCCCTCATCTACTTTTTGGCGCCGAGCTGGGAGTGGGTAATTCTAGGTGCGGTCTTCAACGGTATGGCGAGCCTCTACATGCCGGCCTTTACATCCATAGTCGCCGACTCCATGCCCGAGAGTAGGCGGGGCACCGGGTATGGAGCGTACTCTATGATAACAAGCCTGCCCCAGGCCTTCAGCCCCATAATAGGTGGTATGGTAATGGACAGATATGGATATGTGGAGGGTGTTAAGACATTTCTATCAATCCAGATCGCTGTATGCCTCATAATGGTATACATCAGGTGGAGATATACCGAGGAAACCCTAAAAACAAAGGTTACAAGCAGGAGATCACTGCTTTTAGATGGCCAGGTGATGAGGGGATTCCCCTCCAGCATCAAGGTCATGATGATCGTCAGCGTCCTCGGTAGCATATCCATCCGTCTAGTTATGGACTTCACAAACCTCTACGCCCTAGAGGTGGTGAACCTTACCAATACTCAGCTAGGATTGGTTCAGAGTCTAGTCGGCCTGATCTCATCGGTGCTTGCGCTCCCAGGGGGCATGCTCTCAGACAGGTATGGAAGGAAAAGGAACATAATGCTCAGCCGATTGACCACCCCCATCACCCAATGGCTAATGACCATAGCCTTCAACTTCGAGAGCTACCTCGCAATACGCTCCCTCAACGGGGTTGGCCTCGCCCTGGGAGGTGGAGGGATGTACACTGGAGGGCCGAGCTGGAACGCATTAATCGCGGATATCGTCCCGCAGGAGAAAAGGGGGACGGTATTCGGAGCCATGAGCACCATAACCGCCATATTCGGAGCCCCCTCATCCATAATAGGAGGCTGGCTATGGGACACAATATCAAGACAAGCCCCCTTCCACCTATCAGGCATAATCGGACTCATCGGAGCCATAATCTTCTGGCTTGGAGTTAAGGAGCCGAGAAGAGAAGAAGAGAGATAA
- a CDS encoding pyruvate synthase subunit beta, whose translation MSERITIKQIPLEELVITPGSACQGCGAALAARLAFKALGPNTIRHSIPACPDNVTRTPTSGGEFEAGGDHVTGTWRALKALGREDVQVVGFYGDGGVYDIGFQSISGAAIRNENVFIICKNNEAYMNTGGQVSGATPQLAMTTTTPVGPMSRGKPNSRKNTPMIFAMHGVPYVATASVAFPTDLIAKIQYGKGIKGFKFLDILSPCPTGWRFEPNKTIEVARLAVQTGFWPLYEIIDGRKFRLTYKPRELKPVAEYLKLQGRFRHLTEEEIKEIQRDITDYWERLLKLDEIGEILL comes from the coding sequence ATGAGCGAGAGGATAACCATTAAGCAGATTCCTCTAGAGGAACTAGTCATAACCCCTGGAAGCGCCTGCCAAGGCTGCGGGGCGGCTCTAGCCGCGAGGCTGGCCTTCAAGGCGCTGGGGCCGAACACCATCAGGCATAGCATCCCCGCGTGCCCGGATAACGTCACGAGAACCCCCACATCCGGCGGGGAGTTCGAGGCCGGTGGAGACCACGTTACCGGAACTTGGAGGGCTCTGAAGGCCCTGGGGAGGGAAGATGTACAGGTCGTAGGGTTCTACGGGGACGGTGGAGTATATGACATAGGATTCCAATCCATCTCCGGAGCAGCTATAAGAAACGAGAACGTCTTCATCATATGCAAGAATAATGAGGCCTACATGAACACTGGAGGTCAGGTTAGTGGGGCGACACCCCAATTAGCGATGACCACCACCACGCCAGTTGGACCCATGAGCAGGGGTAAACCTAACTCAAGGAAGAACACACCGATGATCTTCGCCATGCACGGGGTCCCATACGTAGCAACAGCATCCGTAGCCTTCCCCACAGACCTGATAGCAAAGATCCAATACGGGAAGGGTATCAAAGGATTTAAATTCCTAGACATCCTAAGCCCATGCCCAACGGGCTGGAGGTTTGAACCCAATAAGACTATAGAGGTGGCTCGCCTAGCAGTCCAGACGGGCTTCTGGCCCCTTTACGAGATAATCGACGGGCGGAAGTTCAGGTTAACCTACAAACCAAGGGAGTTAAAACCAGTAGCCGAGTACCTGAAGCTCCAGGGAAGATTCAGACATCTCACAGAGGAAGAGATCAAGGAGATCCAGAGGGATATCACGGATTACTGGGAGAGATTACTCAAGTTAGATGAGATAGGTGAAATTCTCTTATAG
- the porA gene encoding pyruvate ferredoxin oxidoreductase, protein MEHKNFEVMTGNKACAWGVKLSRVQVASIYPVTPQTTIGEYIAEFIAKGELNCELVNAEGELSTQAIVKAASRVGARTFVCTSGPGQLYMHHPMHGTSSGRLPVVMATVHRGNKGMQPDHTDLMSQLWTGWIQWYCENNQEVLDSVIMAYRTAEDKRVRLPIAIGYDGYILSYTSEPVEIPDQAMVDEFLPPYEPIPNILPDKWAEAQTRRGAGMMGDFMSGGADPQAAWRIHHEAILNSKGVIKEVNEEFGKRFGRKYGNGLVEEYRTDDAEAVIVAMGTIASTARVAIDRMRSEGKPVGLVKLKTFVPFPTEDFQELGKRTRAIGMIDRNVCLGLGGAGFGELRRALYDLEERPRILGFYAGLAGAEVRVRDIEKMAEKTLKAARGEKVEPIIEWAKLGGGE, encoded by the coding sequence ATGGAGCACAAGAACTTCGAGGTTATGACTGGGAATAAGGCCTGCGCCTGGGGTGTAAAGCTCTCAAGGGTCCAGGTGGCCTCGATATACCCCGTCACCCCCCAGACAACCATTGGAGAATACATAGCCGAGTTCATAGCCAAGGGGGAGCTGAATTGTGAATTAGTCAATGCAGAGGGAGAGCTCTCAACCCAGGCCATAGTGAAGGCAGCCTCAAGGGTGGGGGCTCGAACCTTCGTCTGTACATCAGGGCCCGGCCAGCTATACATGCACCACCCCATGCATGGAACCTCCAGCGGTAGGCTGCCGGTTGTGATGGCCACGGTTCATAGGGGAAATAAGGGGATGCAGCCCGACCACACAGACCTGATGTCCCAGCTCTGGACGGGCTGGATCCAGTGGTACTGCGAAAACAACCAGGAGGTCCTAGACAGCGTGATAATGGCCTATAGAACGGCTGAGGACAAGCGTGTGAGGCTCCCCATAGCCATAGGCTACGACGGCTATATCCTCTCATATACGTCGGAGCCCGTAGAGATACCCGACCAGGCAATGGTCGACGAGTTCCTCCCACCCTACGAGCCCATCCCCAATATCCTCCCGGACAAGTGGGCTGAAGCCCAGACGAGGAGAGGAGCTGGCATGATGGGGGACTTCATGTCAGGAGGAGCTGACCCCCAGGCTGCCTGGAGGATCCATCACGAGGCCATCCTGAACTCCAAGGGGGTCATAAAAGAGGTGAATGAGGAGTTTGGAAAGAGGTTTGGGAGGAAGTACGGGAACGGCCTAGTTGAGGAGTATAGGACAGATGATGCGGAGGCTGTCATAGTGGCTATGGGAACCATCGCGAGCACCGCTAGGGTGGCAATAGACAGGATGAGAAGCGAGGGTAAGCCCGTGGGATTGGTGAAGCTCAAGACCTTCGTCCCCTTCCCCACCGAGGACTTCCAGGAGCTAGGTAAGAGGACCAGAGCCATCGGGATGATAGACCGGAACGTCTGCTTAGGGTTGGGCGGCGCCGGGTTTGGAGAGCTGAGGAGGGCCCTCTACGACCTAGAAGAGAGGCCTAGGATCCTCGGCTTCTACGCAGGTCTAGCTGGAGCGGAGGTGAGGGTGAGGGATATAGAGAAGATGGCTGAGAAGACCCTCAAGGCAGCCAGAGGAGAGAAGGTGGAGCCCATAATAGAGTGGGCTAAGCTGGGAGGTGGAGAGTAA
- a CDS encoding 2-oxoacid:acceptor oxidoreductase family protein → MIEIRLHGRGGQGAVTANEILAEAAYYEGKYAQAIPMYGTERRGAPVTAFLRLDEVRVRERDLVHNPDIVVVLDPAIAQRPSILEGLKAGGLVIANYPHPPERFPLGGNFRVTTVDATAIALETLKRPITNTAILGAFSKVTGLVKVESIEKAILHRFPGTLGEMNVKAVRMAFERTPAPIQAVGGVKEKDEEGPLSGSGYGLIRSAAGWRTFRPVWNYEKCTGCRICWIFCPDNAIGWGEERPTVDYRKCKGCGICVNECPTKAVEFKREEI, encoded by the coding sequence ATGATTGAGATAAGGCTCCACGGCCGAGGTGGTCAGGGAGCGGTCACAGCCAACGAGATCTTGGCAGAGGCTGCCTATTACGAAGGGAAGTATGCTCAGGCTATACCCATGTATGGAACGGAGAGAAGGGGAGCACCGGTAACGGCCTTCCTCCGCCTCGACGAGGTTAGGGTTAGGGAGAGGGATCTGGTTCACAATCCCGACATCGTGGTTGTTCTGGATCCAGCCATCGCCCAGCGCCCATCTATATTGGAGGGGTTGAAGGCAGGGGGCCTGGTGATAGCTAACTATCCACACCCTCCTGAGAGGTTTCCACTCGGGGGAAATTTCAGGGTCACAACAGTCGACGCGACGGCAATAGCCTTGGAGACCCTCAAGCGCCCCATCACGAACACTGCCATCCTGGGCGCCTTCAGCAAGGTCACAGGTCTCGTGAAGGTTGAGTCTATAGAGAAGGCCATCCTCCACAGATTCCCAGGAACGCTAGGCGAGATGAATGTCAAAGCGGTCAGAATGGCCTTTGAGAGAACCCCAGCGCCCATCCAAGCAGTTGGGGGGGTGAAGGAGAAGGATGAGGAGGGTCCCCTCAGCGGAAGTGGTTATGGGCTCATCAGAAGCGCAGCTGGCTGGAGGACTTTCAGGCCCGTCTGGAACTATGAAAAGTGTACTGGATGCAGGATATGCTGGATATTCTGCCCGGATAACGCCATAGGGTGGGGTGAGGAGAGGCCGACCGTGGATTATAGGAAGTGCAAGGGGTGTGGAATCTGCGTGAACGAGTGTCCAACGAAGGCGGTAGAGTTCAAGAGGGAGGAGATATAG
- a CDS encoding CoA transferase yields MRGILGDIRVLDLTHVWFGPWCTLMLSELGAEVIKIEPPWGALDRIPEIGPMYWGASPTFHHFNLNKKDLAVNLKHPKGQEIFRRLVKISDVVVENFTPGTMEKLGLGYEELKEIRPDIIYASLSGFGQTGPYSARPSFAVIAESIAGFTRELGDRVDPNGPPINLVGYFGDLAPGTMAAMCIIAAIRYRDRTGKGQFIDVAQSDCMIAYNTSVTTYFLSGKNEVERRKEMEEIRKKADQMRIGGIMKVKDGWIQVAGMRARGIDVLKEKLGLEEISREIVERYVENMSREEAVRFFVEVGLPVAPVYYASEATRDPHILSRDLFVEVEHPKAGKLKVLNFPVKFSETPGRVLSAAPLLGQHNREILINLLGYNEEDVLQLEMEGVIASEK; encoded by the coding sequence ATGAGGGGGATTCTGGGGGATATTAGGGTTCTCGATCTGACCCATGTCTGGTTTGGGCCCTGGTGTACCTTGATGCTCTCTGAGCTTGGAGCGGAGGTGATAAAGATCGAGCCTCCTTGGGGGGCTTTGGATAGGATCCCTGAGATAGGGCCTATGTATTGGGGTGCGAGTCCCACCTTCCATCACTTTAACCTTAACAAGAAGGATTTAGCAGTCAACCTCAAACACCCTAAGGGGCAGGAAATATTCAGGAGGCTGGTTAAAATCTCCGATGTTGTTGTTGAGAACTTCACCCCTGGGACTATGGAGAAGCTCGGCCTCGGCTACGAGGAGCTGAAGGAGATAAGGCCTGACATAATCTACGCCTCCCTCTCGGGCTTCGGCCAGACCGGCCCCTATTCAGCTAGGCCATCCTTTGCGGTTATAGCCGAGTCTATAGCAGGATTTACGAGAGAGCTGGGAGACCGGGTCGATCCAAACGGTCCTCCTATAAACCTAGTCGGATACTTCGGTGATCTCGCTCCTGGAACCATGGCGGCGATGTGCATCATAGCGGCCATCCGTTACCGGGATCGAACTGGGAAGGGACAATTCATAGATGTAGCTCAGTCGGATTGTATGATAGCATACAACACGAGTGTCACAACCTACTTCCTGAGTGGAAAGAATGAGGTTGAGAGGAGGAAGGAGATGGAGGAAATCAGAAAGAAGGCCGATCAGATGCGTATAGGAGGCATCATGAAGGTTAAGGATGGATGGATACAGGTTGCAGGGATGAGGGCAAGGGGGATCGACGTCCTCAAGGAGAAGCTGGGCCTTGAGGAGATATCGAGAGAGATTGTAGAGAGATATGTTGAGAACATGAGCAGGGAGGAGGCGGTCAGATTCTTCGTCGAGGTTGGCCTCCCCGTCGCACCGGTATACTATGCCAGTGAGGCGACGAGGGATCCCCACATCCTATCCCGAGACCTCTTCGTCGAGGTGGAGCATCCAAAGGCTGGAAAGCTTAAGGTTCTGAACTTCCCAGTCAAGTTCTCAGAGACCCCTGGGAGAGTCCTATCCGCAGCACCACTACTAGGACAGCATAACCGGGAGATACTCATAAACCTTCTAGGATACAATGAGGAGGATGTACTCCAGCTGGAGATGGAGGGGGTCATCGCGTCAGAAAAATAG
- a CDS encoding MFS transporter, which yields MKSLQEFFNFFHGNVRVLVICRALWTLSFQIPSPFLTLYILALGGSPIEVGLVNSLAFLGVALYPIGGLIADRVGRVKLVGYATYFMALTYIFYIVAQDWRAIALGHLLHQMALFYLPALNAIFADSLPPASRGRGFALERAVPGALGTVAPYLGGLLITHFGGGSQGLIMAMRICYLSALLVGLLVATLRLFFLKETLKVDASAFSLGELLGLVKEAYIGLPETIKRMPRAFHPIIYLEVILSFSVSMAAPFWILYATEVVGLTTLEWSTLLMYSGVFSLIFTIPAGYLVDRLGPKLLILLSTTLAVFSTLIFLFSPSFWGVFVALNLLAISNAAVMPSYSTLIANLIERGRRGRTYALIGERGVMVVTSSGGGMVASGLLLIIPASIGGLLGGYLYLINRGLPFILLAISLSLVLIITYRLVREPERPEV from the coding sequence ATGAAGAGTCTTCAAGAATTCTTCAACTTCTTCCATGGGAATGTGCGGGTTCTGGTGATATGCCGCGCCCTCTGGACCTTATCCTTCCAAATCCCATCCCCCTTCTTAACCCTGTACATCCTAGCCTTAGGAGGTTCCCCTATAGAGGTTGGCCTAGTGAACTCTCTAGCATTTTTGGGGGTGGCATTATACCCAATAGGTGGCCTCATAGCCGATCGGGTGGGGAGGGTTAAACTCGTGGGTTATGCCACCTACTTCATGGCTCTCACCTACATATTCTATATCGTCGCTCAGGACTGGAGGGCCATAGCTCTAGGGCACCTCCTCCACCAGATGGCCCTATTCTACCTACCAGCCTTGAACGCCATATTCGCTGATTCGCTCCCACCAGCCTCTAGAGGTAGGGGGTTCGCCCTGGAGAGGGCTGTCCCAGGTGCTCTTGGGACAGTTGCTCCCTACCTTGGCGGTCTTCTCATCACACACTTTGGAGGGGGAAGCCAGGGATTGATAATGGCTATGCGTATATGCTACTTATCTGCTCTGCTCGTAGGTCTGCTCGTGGCAACCCTCAGACTATTCTTCCTAAAGGAGACGCTAAAGGTTGACGCGTCCGCCTTCTCCTTAGGGGAACTCCTCGGCCTAGTGAAGGAGGCTTATATAGGCCTCCCAGAGACCATCAAGCGGATGCCGAGAGCCTTCCACCCCATAATCTATCTGGAGGTCATCCTTTCTTTCTCTGTGTCGATGGCTGCCCCCTTCTGGATCCTCTATGCAACCGAGGTCGTAGGGCTTACCACCCTGGAATGGAGTACCCTCCTGATGTACTCTGGGGTCTTCAGCTTGATATTCACCATCCCCGCCGGATATCTTGTTGATAGGCTCGGTCCCAAACTTCTCATCCTCCTATCCACAACACTCGCCGTCTTCTCCACCCTTATCTTCCTCTTCTCTCCCTCCTTCTGGGGCGTCTTCGTTGCTTTAAACCTGCTAGCTATCTCTAACGCGGCCGTGATGCCCTCTTATTCCACCCTTATCGCAAACCTGATCGAGAGGGGGAGGAGGGGGCGAACATACGCACTCATCGGAGAAAGAGGGGTAATGGTGGTAACCAGCAGCGGTGGAGGTATGGTCGCGAGTGGTCTCCTTCTCATCATCCCCGCATCGATTGGCGGCCTCCTCGGAGGATACCTATACCTCATTAATAGAGGACTTCCATTCATCCTACTGGCCATCTCCCTCTCCCTAGTCCTTATTATCACATACAGGCTCGTGAGAGAGCCTGAGAGACCGGAGGTGTGA